Part of the Candidatus Moraniibacteriota bacterium genome is shown below.
TTTTTAACTCTGCTTGTTTTCTTTGAGCATATTTTGGTACGTTCTGCTGTTGGCATGACAGAGGGCAAGGGCAAGGGCGTCGGCGACGTCATCGGGCTTGGGAATCTTTGCGAGCTTCAAGATACTCTTGATCATGATTTGCATTTGTTTTTTCTCCGCGCGTCCGTAGCCTGTGAGGGATTGTTTGACCTGGAGCGGTGTGTACTCAGATAGCCTAATGCCCAGGGTCTCAAGCGTCAAGAGTATGGCTCCGCGGGCTTGACTCACATCGATGACTGTTTTCTGATTCTTGAAGAAAAATATCTTTTCGACGGAGGCTTCTTCAGGGGAATATTTCTTCGAAATTTCTCGGAGGTCGCTGGCGATTTCGGCGATACGTTCGGAGAGTGGAAGTGTTGCACTGGTCGAGATATGTCCGTAGGCTATGGCGGTTATGACACCTCCACTCACATCGAGAACGCCCCATCCAACCGTTGCTGTTCCAGGATCGATGCCGAGAATGCGCATAATGGGGGGATTTCTAGGGAAATTTTATTGCGCGTTATCATAGACAATATCCACATCGTCGTGGTCATTGAGTTTCTCAAGGAGGGATTCATAACTCGCGCGGTCGTCATCGGAGAGGGTGATTCTTTCTGTTGGGCGATGGACAATTGCCGATGAAGCGATAGTATACTTTTCCTGCGCGAGGGATTCTTGTGTCGACTGAAGGTCTGAAATAGCGGTGTATATGAAGAGAACGCCTTCTTGCTGATCATATTCGGTATCGAGTGCGCCAGCTTCTATGGCATCGAGCTCGGCGGCTTCAAGTTTCTCTTCGGGGATTTCAATGGCGATTTCGCCAACTTCCTGAAAGAGGAATGATACGGATCCGGTTGGGACGAATTTCCCATTATTTTTGGTAAGGATGCTCTTTATTTCGCTCACGGTGCGATTACGATTCTCGCTCGATGCTTTGATGATGAGGGCGATATTGCCGGGGCCGCCTACCTGCCGGCATGGCAGGAGTGCTTCGTAGAGGAGCTCGTCTATCTGTACGCCATCCTTATCACCTCCGGCACCGCGTTGTATGGCACGATCGATGTTCTCTTTGGGCATGTTGTACTCGCGCGCTTTGTCGATGGCGAGGCGAAGTTTGAAATTGGTAGTCGGATTGCCACCACCTTCGCGTGCTGCAATCGTGATGGGACGGGCGAGTTTGGTGAATACCTTGGCGCGCTTGGCGTCGTTTACGCCTTTGCGATGTTTGATGCCCGCCCAGTGTGAATGTCCTGACATAGGTTGCTCGTTAGGGAATTTCTACTGGCGAGCAGTGTACCCGCTTCCCTCTATTTTTTCAAGAACGAGGGAATGAGCATGAGGAATATAGCATGAGAAGCGGGTGAGGAGGAATGAACTATGATGTCGGGGCTATTTCTTTTTTTCCGACGGATTTTTTCTGCGAACCTTGGTGCTGGAAGTTTTCTTCCATGAACTCGATTTCTTCCTGGTGAGTGTCGCGCGCCATGTCCATGATGGTGTCTTTGACGCCGTAAGGATCGGGAATTTTGTGAAACTGGAAGCGTTCTTGTTCCCCGGCGGATTGGATGAAGACGTCGCCGTAGTTGAGCATGGAAGGGAAGAACCCTTTCACTTCACTTGTGGTGTCTTGAACGCGGAAGAGGTAGAGCTCGCTCATGGATCGGACGAAAAGTCCTTTTTGTTCGATGTTCACGATGCGTTTGGTGGTGATAATCCAGACGTCGAGGTAGTAGTCGATCCAGATAAGAAACGCGAAGAGCCAGAGGAAAATGAGAAGCATGCTCTCGACGAAGGCGAAGAGTCTCCTGTCGATGGTGACAAATGCATCGGGATAAATGAAGGAAAAGAATACAAAGGTACTGAGAACGACGAAAAGCCCGATTATAAAGGGAATAAATTGCACGAAGATGTTGAACCAGTGACGATGAATCACGTAGAGGATTTCTTCATCAGCATCCTGCCCCTCGAAGGAACATGAGCGTGTGAGTTCTTTGTTGGGTGTCATCATAGAAGCGGGAAGAAGGAATTTGAAAGAGAATGCGCTGGAAGTATAGAGAGCTAGAGTCCGTTAAGAAAGGCTATCTTTCTGAAAAACAGTGAAAAAGCAATGGCTTTTTGATATTTTTAACAGGTTCTTAGAATGAGCTCCCCGTTGTGTTGGGAAGGGATGGTATGAGGGAGCTGATGGTATCGAAAGGAGTGGAAAGAAAAAGAGCGACATTGACGAAAAGGAGTATAGCCATGCCAACACAGAAGACAAGAATAGTGATTCTCGAGACGCGACGGTTGACGGAATAATTTGCCAAGTGAAACACGATGAAAAAACTCGCAAAGAGTATGCCGAGCATGAAGAGCGCGTAGAATGGTCCGACAAAAAGTTTCATGAGTGTATTATATCACGAAGTGGAAAAGGGGCGTTAAATTTTTTTAACTCACTCTCGCTTTTTGAAATCACTCCCACAAATTTACTCTTGTAAATCGTAAACAAAGAGAAAAAGAAGCGATTCAGATATAAGGTGCTATTCAAGGGACTACAAGAGTTTCTTTGCATGTTCTTCGGGGGGAGTTTTACCAAGGTGCGTGTAGGCTTCTGGTGTCGCGACTCGGCCGCGGGGGGTGCGGGTGAGGAGTCCGAGCTGGATGAGGAAGGGTTCGTAGACGTCCTCAATGGTTTCGCGCTCTTCGCTCGTTGCGGCGGCGATGGTTTGGACGCCGACGGGACCGCCGGAAAATTTGTCAATCAATGTAGAGAGAATGTGTCGGTCGGTCGGCTCGAGTCCAAGATGGTCTATCTCGAGAAGACTGAGCGCCTCAATAGCGACGTCTCGAGTGATGATTTCGACATCTCGAGTTTGCGCGTAGTCGCGGACGCGTTTGAGGAGACGATTGGCAACTCGAGGGGTGTGTCGGCTTGCCTGGGCAATCCGCTCTGCGCCGGAGGGGTCGATGCCAATATCAAGGATGCGACTCGATCGCGTGAGGATGCGAGTTATCTCTTCCTCGGTATAAAATTCGAGGCGATGTACGGAGCCGAAGCGATTGCGAAGCGGATTGGAAATGGAGCCGAGCCGAGTGGTTGCGCCGATCAGGGTGAACTTGGGCAAGTCGAGCTGGATGGTGCGCGCTGAGGGACCCTTCCCGATGATGATATCGAGCTTGTAGTCTTCCATTGCCGGGTAGAGAACTTCTTCGATGAGTTTGTTGAGACGGTGAATTTCGTCGATGAAGAGCACGTCGCCATTTTCGAGGTTTGTGAGGATTGAGCCGAGGTCTCCGACACGCTCAATTGCGGGACCGCTCGTCACTTTCATCCCGACGCCCATTTCTTTGGCGATGATATGAGAGAGTGTTGTCTTGCCCAGGCCAGCCGGACCATAGAAGAGCACGTGCTCCACAGGGTCGCCGCGTTTGCGTGCTGCCTCGATAAATATGCCGAGGTTTCGTTTGATCTTTTCTTGCCCGATATACTCGCTGAAGCCCTGTGGGCGGAGTGTTGTATCGAGCACGGGATCGTCGGCCTTGGCAGTGGAAGAGGTAAGAGTCATAAATGCGTATTTCACGCCAGTATACCCCCTGTTGACAAAAAATAAAAGCCATGCTAACATTGCCAGTTCCGCTGTGTTTCTGCTCGTTGACAATATAGTAGGAGTAATCGCTTGTATATGGCGCTGCGCACTTTCCAATGTCGATGTGCGTAGTACCAGCACAGCACAACAGACTCGCCCGTCTGTAGACAATTGGGGGCTTCTATCTTTTGTCCTCAATCTTGGGAGCTTTCGCCCAGATCGGGT
Proteins encoded:
- the ruvC gene encoding crossover junction endodeoxyribonuclease RuvC, which produces MRILGIDPGTATVGWGVLDVSGGVITAIAYGHISTSATLPLSERIAEIASDLREISKKYSPEEASVEKIFFFKNQKTVIDVSQARGAILLTLETLGIRLSEYTPLQVKQSLTGYGRAEKKQMQIMIKSILKLAKIPKPDDVADALALALCHANSRTYQNMLKENKQS
- a CDS encoding YebC/PmpR family DNA-binding transcriptional regulator, giving the protein MSGHSHWAGIKHRKGVNDAKRAKVFTKLARPITIAAREGGGNPTTNFKLRLAIDKAREYNMPKENIDRAIQRGAGGDKDGVQIDELLYEALLPCRQVGGPGNIALIIKASSENRNRTVSEIKSILTKNNGKFVPTGSVSFLFQEVGEIAIEIPEEKLEAAELDAIEAGALDTEYDQQEGVLFIYTAISDLQSTQESLAQEKYTIASSAIVHRPTERITLSDDDRASYESLLEKLNDHDDVDIVYDNAQ
- a CDS encoding PH domain-containing protein yields the protein MMTPNKELTRSCSFEGQDADEEILYVIHRHWFNIFVQFIPFIIGLFVVLSTFVFFSFIYPDAFVTIDRRLFAFVESMLLIFLWLFAFLIWIDYYLDVWIITTKRIVNIEQKGLFVRSMSELYLFRVQDTTSEVKGFFPSMLNYGDVFIQSAGEQERFQFHKIPDPYGVKDTIMDMARDTHQEEIEFMEENFQHQGSQKKSVGKKEIAPTS
- the ruvB gene encoding Holliday junction branch migration DNA helicase RuvB, which encodes MTLTSSTAKADDPVLDTTLRPQGFSEYIGQEKIKRNLGIFIEAARKRGDPVEHVLFYGPAGLGKTTLSHIIAKEMGVGMKVTSGPAIERVGDLGSILTNLENGDVLFIDEIHRLNKLIEEVLYPAMEDYKLDIIIGKGPSARTIQLDLPKFTLIGATTRLGSISNPLRNRFGSVHRLEFYTEEEITRILTRSSRILDIGIDPSGAERIAQASRHTPRVANRLLKRVRDYAQTRDVEIITRDVAIEALSLLEIDHLGLEPTDRHILSTLIDKFSGGPVGVQTIAAATSEERETIEDVYEPFLIQLGLLTRTPRGRVATPEAYTHLGKTPPEEHAKKLL